In Nitrosococcus oceani ATCC 19707, the following proteins share a genomic window:
- the dcd gene encoding dCTP deaminase: protein MSIKSDKWIRYMAQAHGIIEPFEPRQIREANNARIISYGTSSYGYDIRCSNEFKIFTNINSAVVDPKNFDASSFVDVQSDVCIIPPNSFALARTVEYFRIPRSVLTICLGKSTYARCGIIVNITPLEPEWEGHVTLEFSNTTPLPAKVYANEGVAQVVFFESDELCETSYRDRSGKYQGQTGVTLPKA from the coding sequence ATGAGTATTAAATCCGATAAGTGGATTCGTTACATGGCGCAAGCACACGGCATAATAGAGCCCTTCGAGCCGCGTCAGATCCGGGAAGCCAATAATGCCCGCATTATTTCTTATGGCACTTCAAGTTATGGCTATGATATTCGGTGTTCTAATGAGTTTAAGATTTTTACCAATATCAACTCGGCTGTTGTAGATCCTAAGAATTTTGACGCTAGCAGTTTTGTGGATGTGCAGTCCGATGTTTGCATTATTCCCCCTAATTCTTTTGCATTAGCGCGAACAGTTGAATATTTTCGCATTCCCCGTAGCGTGCTTACCATTTGCTTGGGGAAATCGACTTATGCCCGTTGCGGGATCATTGTTAACATTACCCCTTTGGAACCAGAGTGGGAAGGGCACGTGACCTTGGAATTTTCCAATACAACTCCTCTACCAGCTAAAGTTTACGCTAACGAAGGAGTCGCTCAGGTGGTATTTTTCGAGTCGGATGAGCTTTGCGAGACCTCATATCGGGATCGTAGCGGCAAATACCAGGGCCAAACTGGCGTTACGCTTCCAAAGGCTTAA
- the purM gene encoding phosphoribosylformylglycinamidine cyclo-ligase, producing the protein MSKKKLPPSSHSPLSYRDAGVDIDAGNQLIQRIKPAANRTTRPGVLTSLGGFGSLFELPIHRYQHPVLVAGTDGVGTKLKLAIQLNRHDSIGIDLVAMCANDIIVQGAEPLFFLDYYATGRLEVDIAAEIIEGIAHGCELAGVALVGGETAEMPGIYQAGDYDLAGFCVGVVEKERLIDGSQVQAGDHLIGIASSGPHANGYSLIRKILERSRYSLNSPLADQTLGDALLTPTRIYVKPLLQLLEVIEIHALAHITGGGLPENLPRVLPPMLSAEIDTSRWPRLPIFDWLQREGNLSEQELYRTFNCGIGMVVCVDQADTEQALEFLKDRGESAWLIGRIVPQTSDGQRVAFNTGNPL; encoded by the coding sequence ATGAGTAAAAAGAAACTGCCTCCCTCTTCTCATTCACCTTTAAGCTACCGCGACGCTGGGGTTGATATCGATGCCGGTAATCAACTTATCCAGCGGATAAAACCTGCTGCGAATAGAACCACCCGCCCTGGCGTATTAACTAGCCTAGGAGGATTCGGCAGCTTATTCGAGCTACCCATCCATCGTTACCAGCATCCCGTACTGGTGGCGGGCACCGATGGCGTGGGTACAAAACTCAAACTTGCTATTCAGCTCAATCGTCACGATAGCATTGGGATCGATCTGGTTGCCATGTGCGCCAACGACATCATTGTCCAGGGAGCCGAACCGTTATTTTTTCTGGATTATTACGCTACAGGCCGATTAGAAGTTGATATTGCCGCCGAAATCATCGAAGGCATTGCCCATGGCTGCGAATTGGCCGGGGTAGCACTAGTGGGTGGAGAGACGGCGGAGATGCCAGGAATTTACCAAGCAGGTGATTATGACCTTGCCGGTTTTTGTGTCGGGGTAGTAGAAAAGGAACGTCTTATTGATGGGAGTCAGGTACAGGCTGGCGATCATCTTATTGGAATCGCCTCTTCCGGGCCTCACGCCAACGGCTATTCTCTGATCCGCAAAATTCTGGAACGCAGCCGCTACTCACTAAATAGCCCCTTGGCGGACCAGACCCTAGGCGATGCCTTGTTGACCCCTACCCGCATCTACGTCAAACCCCTGCTACAGCTGCTGGAAGTTATTGAAATACATGCCTTAGCCCATATCACTGGGGGCGGGTTGCCAGAAAATTTACCCCGGGTGCTCCCCCCAATGCTTAGCGCTGAAATCGATACGTCCCGCTGGCCACGCCTGCCTATTTTCGATTGGCTGCAAAGAGAAGGTAATCTCTCTGAGCAGGAGCTCTATCGTACTTTTAATTGCGGAATTGGCATGGTGGTCTGCGTAGATCAAGCAGATACTGAACAAGCCCTAGAATTTTTAAAAGACAGGGGCGAATCCGCCTGGTTGATAGGACGAATTGTTCCTCAAACAAGTGATGGGCAGAGAGTAGCCTTTAACACGGGGAACCCCTTGTGA
- the purN gene encoding phosphoribosylglycinamide formyltransferase: MTSTQRLPIVVLISGRGSNLQAILDQSQTGQLPVEIRAVISNNAQAQGLERAHRAGIETQVLDHRHYPNRETFDRALMKIIDSYTPKLVVLAGFMRILTSEFVRHYQGHLINIHPSLLPNFPGLDTHRRVLLAGMREHGASVHFVTDKVDGGPIILQARIPVYPEDTAETLAARILREEHRIYPKAIRAFAEKKIRLEGEQIVWIKPLEA, from the coding sequence GTGACCTCTACCCAACGCTTACCCATCGTGGTTCTCATTTCTGGACGGGGCAGCAATCTCCAAGCTATTCTCGATCAATCTCAAACTGGGCAATTACCAGTAGAAATCCGCGCCGTTATCAGTAACAACGCCCAAGCGCAGGGTCTCGAACGGGCCCACCGCGCAGGGATCGAAACCCAAGTTCTTGATCATCGCCATTATCCTAACCGGGAAACTTTTGACAGGGCCTTGATGAAGATAATTGACAGCTACACGCCTAAATTAGTGGTACTCGCCGGCTTTATGCGCATCTTAACCAGTGAGTTTGTCCGTCACTATCAGGGACATCTGATCAACATTCACCCGTCTCTTTTGCCGAATTTTCCTGGCTTAGATACCCACCGTCGCGTACTCCTAGCAGGAATGAGGGAACACGGCGCCAGCGTCCATTTCGTCACCGATAAAGTCGATGGAGGCCCAATTATCTTGCAAGCCCGAATTCCAGTCTACCCTGAAGATACCGCTGAAACCTTAGCCGCACGAATCTTGCGAGAGGAACATCGAATTTATCCTAAGGCAATACGGGCTTTTGCGGAGAAAAAAATACGCCTTGAAGGCGAACAAATTGTTTGGATTAAGCCTTTGGAAGCGTAA